The Branchiostoma floridae strain S238N-H82 chromosome 3, Bfl_VNyyK, whole genome shotgun sequence genomic sequence TTCCAGCTATATACACATTTTCCCTCTGGATGCTCTCTACAATCACACACTACCGTATCTACAAATTTCCTCCAACACTCACTCTGGGTCCATGGGTACAACCAATGAATGGACCCCTCTCCTTCAGAAGCTGTTCAGGAGTTCTGGATCGGGGAGACAACTTAtttccctgtctgtctttctcACTGTACAAGCCCACCCTCATGGGGTTGCTCATGTCCATGCACATGTTCTCAGTACTGAGACAGTTGAGCGCTTCTTTGCTCTCCCCCTTCTCCTCCACTTGCTCCATGTAGGGCCGGGGAAGTCTGTTGTGCATCGAGTAAGATGAGTATGGTTTGACGAAGGGACGGACGGGTTCGTTGCTGTCATACTCTGATGCGAGACTACGCCTGCTGCGCTGGCCATCGGACATGGCTGCCTCAGAGGCTATGCTGTTGCGCGTGCGTGGCGAGTTGAACCCACTGTCCATGTCGCTGCCGTCAAACGACTCTGCCACTTGGAGCAAGAGTTGCTTTCTTCTTTGGTTGGTTAGAGAGTTTGGCCGTGCCAAGCTTCGCTCGATCTCCTTCCTCAGGTCCTCTACTTCTCCATCACTCTGGACTTCAGGGATTGCAGCGGCAGCACCCATGCTGTACTGGGGATGTCTGCTGTTGTAAGGTGGTTCTTGTGCATGCCATCTCTCCTCTGGATAGCCATGACTCTGACTGTAATCAGTAGTGGTGCAGGACGAATCACTTACATGCCTGTACCTGGTAACATTGTTCTGTGTGTTCGCTCCATGGGGGAAACTTCGGTACTGAGCTTGTTTCCTCTCTAACTCTGAAAATGTTTCACTCACCACAGTTGCATTGTCTGGGTACTCGTAAGAGCTTGTGAACTGGTGTTCCTCTTCAAAGTGGTCAGGCTCGCTGTAGATCTGCTGATGGTTTTCAATCTCTGCATAGTAGTTCTGATCAAAATCAATGTTCTGTGCCTGTTGTGGGTGCCTCAAATCATCACCAATATGGCCACCATTGTGCACATTGACAGGAACACGTGTTACAGAGCCATCCCATGATACTGGCCTCGGTGTTCTTCTGAAAGTGTTCTGTGTAGTTGTTGGCGGTGGTACAGCCTCCTCAAAATGAGCATTTTCTGCTTCAACACTGAGCCTGTCTGTATATGTGTGGTCATGAATACCAGGCACTGCAGGGGACACCTCCATGTTGTGCTGGGGTCTTGAGTTCCCCTCACTAACCCTCTGGTTGACAGGATCGGCTCTATCTTCTGTAGGGGCTTGGTGGTTATCTTTCTCCTGCCTCCTACTGCGGTGTTTTCTGTGCCTTCGTTTCCTGTGCCTCTCATCACTGTGTTTGCTCTTGGGCTTTTCCTGAATGAACGATaacacaaaaacatacaatgtTTAAAGATCTTTTGTGTAGTTAATACTCTTCATTCTTCATAGATATGCCCTTCTCTATCAGTGAACTACACCAAAGTACCCAAGGTTTTTAAGGCCTTTGGTTCAACATGGGTGACTGTGTACAAGTTCTTTCCAAACAGAAGGCAATCAGAGAGCACCTGATGGCAGAACATTAAGAAACTGTGGTAaggaaatacacacacataaacagacacaacaaaaacaacacttcaCTACCTTGGGGACTCTCTGTGGCTCCCAGGCTATTTTGGGGCAGGGCTAGGCCCCTCGATATTTTAACCTGGACTTAAAATCAAGCCGGGACCCAACAACAAATAGATACCGTGACCTAACAGTGAAAAGACGTATCCAGCAgtccactgggacaaatttgtggcttcagagcctGGCCAGGGCTATATGATTCTCACCTTCTCTTGTCCCTTGGAGCCCTGAGGGTCATCATGGTGCACATCTGCTGTCACCGTTTGGGAGGTGCTCTGTCCCCTGTCCTGGAACTGCTTCTGGATCTCCAAGTTGTGCTTATGAAGGTTCTCCACCGTCAGCTCTGAGGGGCGGCGGTCACTCTGCTTCAGACAGGGAACCCTACAGACATAACCACTTTTGTAAGTTTTGTGTCGTTTTGTGCAATCAAAAAACTACTGTATTCTAAAATAACTAAGTTCTTCACTAACAAGAGACATGCTGTGGAAAAGTGGTCGGAGGTGTGGCAACTCCCCTTCAACGCTGGGAAATGCAAAGTACTCCACTTGGGGAGAGGCAACCAAAGAGCAGAGTACAGACTGGGTGGGCTAATTCTGGAAGAAACCAAAGTCGAGAAAGACCTCGGGGTGTCTGTCGACGAGCAGTTGAAGTTCCACGTTAACACCACAGTCTCAGCGCAAAAGGCAAACCAAATATTGGGCTTGGTAAAAAGAACCTTCAGTAACTTGGATGAAGTAACAGTGCCCCTCCTCTACAAATCGATGGTTCGCCCCCATTTAGAGTATGCGAACACTGTTTGGGGGCCGCATTTCAAAGTCGACCAGAACACTGTGGAAAAGGTACAACGTAGAGCAACAAGGCTGGTCCCAACACTCAAGTCCTTTCCGTATAGTGTTAGGTTGGAGAGTTTGAAGCTACCATCACTCCACTATAGAAGAGCCAGAGGGGATATGATACAAGTCTTTAAGTTCCTCACGGGAAGGGAGAGGGTTAGAGCACAGAGTTTCTTCACCGAGAGTCAACATCAGTCAACTAGAGGGCATCGCTTCAAGCTTACGGTGCCACTGGCAAAGTCCTTGGTACGTCGCCAGTCGTTTGCGGTTCGAGTAGTACAAAATTGGAACTCGCTGCCGGCTGAGGTCGTAGAGGCAGAGTCTGTTAATGCGTTTAAAACGAGGTTAGACTTATGTTGGAGTAAGAAGAGATACCACGATCGTCAGGAGGGTGACTACACAGGCGCAGCCTACTTCACCTAGACATCATCAAGGTATCATCAAGGTATGGTGGCCTTTTCATTAGGTGGCAAAGCAAAAGCAACAACAATTTTTGTTGGAAGAACTGGAGCCCTTCCACTCCCTAGAGTAGCATGTTTCTTTCTGTGTGCAGTCATGAATATCTTTCAGAGCAAGCAGCCTTTGCAACAGTGCTAAATTACTGTATTGTTAAAGTTAtgttaaagtacatgtattgttatgtGTCTCTTCCCACTTGAAATTGATATCTGCTCATAACacttaacacacatacacaattaGGTATCACTCATCAGTGAAACATAAATGTAGGAAATTCAGGATATGCAAGTTATAACACTGTTCTATATACACTTGAAAGTTTCTTCACCTGGAGATGTCTTCAGGAGGAAACTGTCCTGAGAAGGTGGCATACTGCTTGGCTGGCCCCTTCCCATGATCCTTCTTGTTCTTGCTAGATCTCCCCCAGCGAAAGAGCTTGAACCCAAACAAGCGGAAGGATTTTTCGCTTCCATAGTAGTCTTGTAACACTTCTGTGGGTGAAAAGGGAAAAGAATTATTCATGAGTCTGACAATTTTATAAGCCTATCACCATCGTTGTATAATAGCTACATCTTGATTTCATTCTACTGTAGAAGCAGAAGTCCTTTCCTAGGAGTACTCCTTGAAATGGAAGAAAAATAtgtagctgtccctggtgctgattggccatcaATTTACTTTCCACTGGCTATCATTGGCCATCACTTAATACTATCATTGATGCTACTGTCAGCTATTTTCTTTAGCCCTGAAAGACAACATTACCTTTTGGTGTGAGGTTGAAGCCCACAGTCTTGCACCTGCCCATCCTGTAGGACTCAGTTCTGCCCAGACTAGAGGAGCGGTCTTTCTCAGATGGCACACGCATGGAATGACTGCGCTTGAACTGGTACTTCTCTTCTGTAGGGCACACAAAGGATTGACAATTTCAAGACAAGCTTTAGTAGCTTTTCGTTTACTTAATTATTTAAATCAGCATCTCTCACAAATGGATGATTTATCAAGAATTGCGAGAGATATGCGGTCCAGTTTTCTTCTATAGATACCTTGAATTTAAGCGTGTTTGGACTCATCTGTTTCCCTATAAAACTGAAGCCTAAATCCCTGCACAAATATATACATCAACCAGCAATGCTGTCTTGCTGACTTACAATCTGAAGGTTTTCAGGTTGATTCCCTAGCTGGCCCCAATGTTCTGCCCTTAGAAAAGGCACATATTTCCCCATGACTCAAGAAAAGGAGTACTTTGCTATCTTACAGGCCGACCTTACCTTCTTGTACCCTGTACAAATCTCGTACCTTATGCCTGTTAGTTTACCAGTtatgccaaacaaacaaacaaatgacatgtGTCTCACCTGAGTGGCTCCTGGTCGGAGCTGACCCCGCCTTTCTGTTTGACCCCTCCTGACCTTCCACTGGTACAGCCAGCATGGGGACAACCTTCTCTGTGGCAGGGGGGAAGTACATGGGGTTCCTGGCCTCATTGGGGCTGGGGATGGAGGATGGTGGGGGTGCCGGAGGAATGGTGGGGTATGGAGTGGGAGGGCTAGTGGCTGTGTATGTCTCCGGGGTGACGATGCGGTACTCTTCCCCATTGTGGTAAACCTAGAAGAGAAGGACCGAGTTACAGATGTCTTAGATTCTAAAGT encodes the following:
- the LOC118410917 gene encoding uncharacterized protein LOC118410917, with amino-acid sequence MGDPQPVSCKCPTDTARVSPGVKRRHRNKDKMSGKADRTSHGILLAPHSLAILLKISDDERPQFLTRTGRDIFSDFVAQNRNSFWNKDLVSGINRIDYLGWFDPQTLFVQGSEKDLEALRDAWTRRSLRPPRQFVIESLGDVCQVQLAPVSQSHFIPLPDVLCQTIAELNCGKGIATQDEIAEYLQQKFSGVPIPDQDVLHELLGELIKERKVYHNGEEYRIVTPETYTATSPPTPYPTIPPAPPPSSIPSPNEARNPMYFPPATEKVVPMLAVPVEGQEGSNRKAGSAPTRSHSEEKYQFKRSHSMRVPSEKDRSSSLGRTESYRMGRCKTVGFNLTPKEVLQDYYGSEKSFRLFGFKLFRWGRSSKNKKDHGKGPAKQYATFSGQFPPEDISRVPCLKQSDRRPSELTVENLHKHNLEIQKQFQDRGQSTSQTVTADVHHDDPQGSKGQEKEKPKSKHSDERHRKRRHRKHRSRRQEKDNHQAPTEDRADPVNQRVSEGNSRPQHNMEVSPAVPGIHDHTYTDRLSVEAENAHFEEAVPPPTTTQNTFRRTPRPVSWDGSVTRVPVNVHNGGHIGDDLRHPQQAQNIDFDQNYYAEIENHQQIYSEPDHFEEEHQFTSSYEYPDNATVVSETFSELERKQAQYRSFPHGANTQNNVTRYRHVSDSSCTTTDYSQSHGYPEERWHAQEPPYNSRHPQYSMGAAAAIPEVQSDGEVEDLRKEIERSLARPNSLTNQRRKQLLLQVAESFDGSDMDSGFNSPRTRNSIASEAAMSDGQRSRRSLASEYDSNEPVRPFVKPYSSYSMHNRLPRPYMEQVEEKGESKEALNCLSTENMCMDMSNPMRVGLYSEKDRQGNKLSPRSRTPEQLLKERGPFIGCTHGPRVSVGGNL